The sequence AGCCACTGTTGTCCGGCGGCAGGATGACGTCGGTCGGCGGTACGGCATCGACCGGCTCGATCGAGGGCAATTGTTCAGCGTTTACCGCAAGGCCGGCTTCCGCGGCCGGCGGTGTGGAACCGAAAAATGCCGACGGCGGCTCCGGCTCGGCGTCGCTCGGAACCAGATCGGGACCGCTCGACGATATCATGTCAGTGCCGTCAGACTATGCTGGACCGGCATTCGTCGAACTCGCTTTGCTCGCCGACGCCAAAGAAATCGAGTCAGATTCGGCACTGATGGAATCGTCCCTCAGCTCGGTTCCGTCGTCCGCGGGACGCCGTTCTGGTACAGCGTCCGGTTGAATTTCTGCCGGCGCTTCAACGTCGGAGTCGTTTGTGCCGGGCTCGTCGGCCGCTTTCCGGGGAAACTCTTCATCGGGATCGACAGGACGGAGCAGATCCATGGGCGGTGGCTTCCAAATGGTTTGAGTAGGAATGCAAACGAAAAGAGCCCGCCGCTCACGCAGCGCGCAAAAATGCGTGCTACACAAGCGGCGGGCCCATTGGATACCTGCTGCGTTGGCGGCAAGCCCCGCACAATACCCGCGCGAGGGACGACGTCAGCCGTTGAAGTCGCGAACGATTGAAGCTCGCTCAAAAAACAGGCTGGCTCGGTCGGTCAGTTTACCGACAGCGCAACCGGCTTGTCAGCGCCAGAAATCAGGCCACCTGCGCCAGCGCGAGCTTGATGGCGGTTCACGAAGTGCCGATTCGTTGTCCGCATGATCACGGTCGCGTTGACTTCACCGAGTCAGGTCGAATGACGTGCTAACAGCCCGTCGAAAAATGCGACGAAGGCATTCTTCGACGGATTGTTGAACCTTGCGCTAGCAGACTGAGAACTCGCATATCTTGATGCGTTTGCTATGACTCGCCCTCTACCATAATCCCCTCTAGTGGGTGGTGCGATTGCCGCATTTGCCCCTCCCTGTTAGCTTGACCGGCGGTAATGAGCTCGACTTCCAGCTCGAAGCAGTCTCGCGATTGGACTATCTTTGCGAGCCGCCAAAAAGCCGATCGGACCGCGGCTAGACTGGAAGGGCGAGCGGGTCGTTGCGCTTCATGCGGGACGACCCGGGCAGCATGTATCGACGCGATGCCCTCAGCTTCGCAGTGCAGTTTTGCTCAGCATTACAATTTCCTGGTTCGTTTCCCTTTCGAATGGCGGATAGCGCTGACTGGCGGTCAGCCGCGCGCTGAAGCGCCCCTGTCGATTGGCCCCCAAACGAATGCACGGCGTGCAGTCGCAGGTAAAGATACGGGCGAGCATGGGACGCAACAATAAATGGATTGAGAGCCAGCCCGACGATTCGGTGGCATGCATCGGTCGGCGGGCGTTGAGCGCGCGCTTGCATCGGATGTGTCATTATCTGCAACTCGCGGTGCGCCAGAACGAGACCGAAACCGAGAACGTGCACCAGCTGCGAGTCTTTTCGCGACGGGCGGCGGCGGCGCTCGAAATCTTCGAAGCATGGCTGCCGCCTCGCCGGGGGCAATGGATTGCCAGACAAGTCAAGAAGATCAGGCGGGCCGCCGGCGAAGCTCGCGATCTGGATGTGCTGTTCATGCGGTGGACCGACCGCGCGTCTCAAATGCCTTCCGCCCAAAGCGAGTTGCTACTCAAGCACGTCCGCGAAATGCGGCGAGAAGCCCAGCGGCCGATCCGAAAAATACGCAAGAAGCTCCGTCGCAAGCAGTTCGCTCGACACGCCGTCAGGTTTCTCAGAAAACTGCGGAACCGCGCGGGCGACGAACCGTGCGGCGAGCGATTCGTGTGCATGGCGCGCGTGGCTTTGAACCGGTTGGTTGTGCCGTACCTGGCGGCCGGCGACGCTGAGTTGAACGACGTCGAGGCGTTGCATGCGTTCCGCATTCAAGGCAAGCAGGTGCGTTACGCGATGGAAGTTTTTGCGGGTGCTTTCGATGCCGAATTCCGCGGCGAAGTCTATCCGCTTGTGGTCGCGCTGCAAGAACGGCTAGGCGCGATCAACGATCACGTCACGGCCGAGACCTACCTGGTGCGGTGGCACACAGCGACGGAATCTGGTCCGCTCGGCGAGGCGTTTGCAACGGGCCGGCTGCACGAACAACAGGCCTTGGCAATTGCGCGACAAGAGTTTCTCGCCTGGTGGACGGCGGAACGCCGAGCCGAGTTGCGTCGTCGTTTTGCACCCTACGTGCAGAGCGACGCTCCGCCTGCGCCCCCTGCGTCGCTCGAAGTGGCCGGCGATTGAGTGCCGGCCGAAGCGGCGCGTCGACGGCTTGCTTCTAGCGCACTTGCCGCTCGATCGGCGATGGCAGCGCGTGCAGGAAGCGGCCTCCGCTGTCGTACCAACCGTGTTGCGTGAAGCGGCACCAGGTGATGTCCACCAGGAAGCCGACCCAACGAGCGTCCTTGCCCTCGAGCGAAGCGATCATGCGGCGATCGGGCAGTGGGTGCTGATAGAAAAAACCCAGTCCGCGCTCCGACAAATGTTTTCCCACAACCACGATCGACTCGCCATCCGGCGTGATTCCGTCGGCCGCCACGGGAGTCAGGTAAAGCAGGTTCGGATAGGGAAACCGCTGCACCGTGCGGCGCTCGGGATGATGGGCTTGCGGGCCGAGCCCCGCCAGAATCTCCCAGACTTGCCGGCGAAGCGTCTCGTCCGCCGATAGCCCCGTTTCCACGACATGGTCAAGTTGCGTGCAGCCCAAAACCGTGCTCATCGATTGATTACCTCTCGGGACGTTCCCTGGAACGGGTCTTCTGACGATAGGAACAGAGCGCGCGGGCCAGCCTTGCGCGGCTGGGACATGCCGGCGCAGACAAAAGACCCGAGGCTGTTATTGAAGCGGAATAACCCGAGGAATTGGCTTAAGCCGTTTTGGACCGCCCGATGTGTGTTTTGGGCAGATTGAAATCGTCGACAAAGGTTTCCTACGTCACAAACGGCCTGTTGTCAAAAAAAGTCGCGCTACTTGGGGCTCAGTCGCAGCGCGCCATCCAGGCGAATCGTGGTGCCGTTGAGCATCGAATTGGTCACGATATGCTCGGCCAGATCGGCAAATTCGCTCGCCCGGCCCAATCGCGGCGGAAAGGGGACGGCCGCGGAGAGTGCCTCCTGGGCGGCCGGGGTCATGCCGGCCATCATGGCCGTTTCGAACACGCCCGGGGCGATTGTCACCACGCGAATTCCGAA is a genomic window of Planctomycetia bacterium containing:
- a CDS encoding CHAD domain-containing protein encodes the protein MGRNNKWIESQPDDSVACIGRRALSARLHRMCHYLQLAVRQNETETENVHQLRVFSRRAAAALEIFEAWLPPRRGQWIARQVKKIRRAAGEARDLDVLFMRWTDRASQMPSAQSELLLKHVREMRREAQRPIRKIRKKLRRKQFARHAVRFLRKLRNRAGDEPCGERFVCMARVALNRLVVPYLAAGDAELNDVEALHAFRIQGKQVRYAMEVFAGAFDAEFRGEVYPLVVALQERLGAINDHVTAETYLVRWHTATESGPLGEAFATGRLHEQQALAIARQEFLAWWTAERRAELRRRFAPYVQSDAPPAPPASLEVAGD